The genomic region TAAGGTTTCGGTTATTGCCTTTCCCTGCACGCTCGATTCTTCGGCAAGCTTACGGATTTCGTCTGCAACAACGGCAAAGCCTTTCCCCGCTTCTCCTGCATGTGCAGCTTCGATTGCAGCGTTCATCGCAAGCAAATTAGTCTGACTTGCAATATGCTGAATCACGCTTGATGCTTCCATAAGGCTTCCAGATTCTTCTGCAATCTTCTGTGTTACACGATTTGAGCTTACAAGAGTGTCTTTACCGTCCGCTGTGGCGGAAGCGAGGTCTTTAATTGCGTCATCGGTTTTATCGAGCGTCTGCGTAATGGAAGCGATGTTCGAAACCATTTCTTCAATTGAAGACGAAGACTGCTCAACGCTCGCCGCCTGTGTTTCGATGCTGCCGTTTAAGTTTTTAATCGTGCGGATAATCTCTTCCATCGTGGCGGCTGTTTCGGTTAAGCTTGACGCTTGCGTCATTGTCTGCTGCTTTATCCCGTCAATGTTCGCACTGATTTCATGTATTGCACTCGCCGTTTCGTTCATGTTGCTTGCAAGCTCGCTGCCGATTTCCGACATAATATGACTGGTTTCGCTGACGCCTTTAATTGAAGTCCCGATTTTTTCCATTGTCTCGTTAAAATACACCGCCATATCGGTAATTTCATCATTACCGGTAACGGGAAGCCGAATTGTTAAATCTCCGGCGCCTTGCGCAATTCCTTTTAGTGCATTAACGGTATTTTGTATAGGCGTTACAATTTTTTGCGCGGTAATATATATGATGATAAGGGTAACAGCTAAGATTGCAGTTCCTATACTGTACATGGTAATCCGTAAATGTTTTATAGGATCCATAAATTCGTGTAACGGTGCGGATATGATTATTATCCAGCCGGTACTTTTAATCTTTGCGAATGCCGCAATTTTATCGGAATTGTCATATCGGTAAAAACCTGTTCCGTTTTCGCCGCCTTCCATAGCAAGCTGTATAAAATCCGCCAATGATTTAAAAGACTCATTTGTTTTACTTATTTCCATTATATTTACTTGATCGCGTACAAGTTCCATATCTCTATCGGCAACAATAACACCGTCCTTACTGACTATCGACGCCTCGCCTGTTTTCCCCACAACAATGTCTTTTATCATTGTGGAAAGCTCCGCGGCATCTATATCCATAACAAGCACACCGGTTATGCGGTTGTTATTTTTAAGAGGCATAGAAAGTGTTATGACCGCCGTTCCGGAATCATCAGAGCGGGTGATGTATGGGTTGGAAATAAACAGCGTATCTTTCATTGCCGCTTGATAATAATCTCTGTCGGGAACAGGAATAGGAGTTGCATCAAACGTATATGAGATACCGTTCGTATCCACAATAAATAAATCTAAAAGCCAAGCCGCGTTCTTTTTCTGCGTATAAAACTCGTTTTCAAGAAATTTCATCTTTGTTAACACAGGAACTTGTTCGTCATACAAAACAGATCGGATGGCAAGATTTCCAAGAACCTGAAGCATAGCGGAAAACCGGCTTTCAATTAATTGAGCGGTAACGACAGCTCTATCTTCAATATTAGTGCTGATGTTTTCCGTTATAACTTTTTTTGCGGTGGTCATTTGCAAAAAAGCGAGCATAAAAATGGCTCCCGCAACCAGCGAACAAAAAATAACAAGTAATTTTACTTTTATGGCAAAACGCCTTTTTTCTTTTCTGTTTTTCATTCTGTCAAACTCCTTCACGGTTTTTGTTTAAGGCCGAAAAAATATGCTGACTTTTTAAATACTTGCCGTATTCGATAATACGTCAGCCTTTAAGTCGGATTTTCCCACACGGTCGCTTAGCCTTCAACCGGGTCTTCCCATGTTGTCAGATTGAAGCGTTTTTTTGCATATCTCTTTTTATATAAATTAGAAATGAAATTACAAAA from Treponema parvum harbors:
- a CDS encoding methyl-accepting chemotaxis protein, whose translation is MKNRKEKRRFAIKVKLLVIFCSLVAGAIFMLAFLQMTTAKKVITENISTNIEDRAVVTAQLIESRFSAMLQVLGNLAIRSVLYDEQVPVLTKMKFLENEFYTQKKNAAWLLDLFIVDTNGISYTFDATPIPVPDRDYYQAAMKDTLFISNPYITRSDDSGTAVITLSMPLKNNNRITGVLVMDIDAAELSTMIKDIVVGKTGEASIVSKDGVIVADRDMELVRDQVNIMEISKTNESFKSLADFIQLAMEGGENGTGFYRYDNSDKIAAFAKIKSTGWIIIISAPLHEFMDPIKHLRITMYSIGTAILAVTLIIIYITAQKIVTPIQNTVNALKGIAQGAGDLTIRLPVTGNDEITDMAVYFNETMEKIGTSIKGVSETSHIMSEIGSELASNMNETASAIHEISANIDGIKQQTMTQASSLTETAATMEEIIRTIKNLNGSIETQAASVEQSSSSIEEMVSNIASITQTLDKTDDAIKDLASATADGKDTLVSSNRVTQKIAEESGSLMEASSVIQHIASQTNLLAMNAAIEAAHAGEAGKGFAVVADEIRKLAEESSVQGKAITETLKMLGAEIESLAQSSKTVEEKFNAIFSLSEHVKTMSANLMEVIKEQENGSREVLAAIKSINSVTSEVKDGSAEMLKGGEQVAEEMRKLDDLTRVITDSMNEMASGTVQISNAVQDVNEITQKNKVSIDNLAREVKKFKV